A stretch of Longibacter salinarum DNA encodes these proteins:
- the rpsK gene encoding 30S ribosomal protein S11, with product MAKGGKKRGKRSARKKNVVVESNGRAYVKATFNNVIVTITDQYGNTISWASAGKMGFKGSRKNTPYAAQKAGEAAAQEAYDLGLRRVDVFVKGPGSGREGAIRAMSEVGIEVATIRDVTPLPHNGCRPPKRRRV from the coding sequence ATGGCCAAAGGAGGAAAGAAGCGGGGCAAGCGCTCCGCACGTAAGAAAAATGTCGTTGTTGAGTCGAATGGTCGTGCCTACGTGAAGGCGACCTTCAACAACGTCATCGTGACGATTACCGATCAGTACGGTAACACCATCTCGTGGGCGAGCGCCGGTAAGATGGGTTTCAAAGGTAGCCGCAAGAATACGCCATACGCCGCACAGAAGGCGGGCGAAGCTGCTGCACAGGAAGCCTACGATCTCGGCCTCCGCCGCGTAGACGTCTTCGTGAAGGGGCCTGGTTCCGGTCGTGAGGGCGCGATCCGCGCCATGTCGGAGGTGGGCATTGAAGTTGCGACGATTCGCGACGTCACGCCTCTCCCGCACAACGGCTGCCGTCCTCCGAAGCGCCGCCGCGTTTGA
- the rpsM gene encoding 30S ribosomal protein S13, with the protein MPRIAGVDVPDHKRGEIALTDIYGIGRSRAQDIIERVGIDLEKSPREWTEDQTRQVRRIIEDEFTVEGQLRTEVQMNIKRLMDIGCYRGLRHRKGLPVNGQRTRTNARTRKGRRKTVAGKKAAPRK; encoded by the coding sequence ATGCCACGTATTGCAGGAGTTGACGTACCGGATCACAAGCGCGGAGAGATCGCGTTGACGGATATCTACGGTATCGGGCGATCCCGAGCCCAGGATATTATCGAACGTGTCGGTATCGACCTCGAGAAGTCCCCTCGTGAGTGGACGGAAGACCAGACGCGCCAGGTGCGCCGTATCATCGAGGACGAGTTCACCGTTGAGGGACAGCTTCGTACGGAGGTGCAGATGAACATCAAGCGCCTCATGGACATCGGCTGTTACCGCGGGCTGCGTCATCGTAAAGGTCTCCCCGTGAACGGGCAGCGCACACGTACGAACGCGCGTACTCGTAAGGGGCGTCGCAAGACGGTTGCCGGCAAGAAAGCTGCACCGCGCAAGTAA